A DNA window from Aquarana catesbeiana isolate 2022-GZ linkage group LG01, ASM4218655v1, whole genome shotgun sequence contains the following coding sequences:
- the LOC141121809 gene encoding gamma-crystallin-3-like — protein MGKIIFYEDRNFQGRSHECLSECPDLSSYFRRCNSIHVESGNWILYELPNYRGHQYFLYRGEYPDFQKWLGYSDSIKSCRLSPQHEGSFRIRIYEREDFRGQMMEFTEDCPHVYERFRFQDINSVHVHDGYWMFYEEPNYRGRQYYLRPGEYRRYTDWGATSPRIGSFRRLHHSY, from the exons ATCATCTTCTACGAGGACAGGAACTTCCAGGGTCGCTCCCACGAGTGTCTCTCTGAATGTCCTGACCTGTCCTCATACTTCAGACGCTGCAACTCCATCCATGTGGAGAGTGGGAACTGGATCCTGTATGAGCTCCCCAACTACAGAGGACACCAGTACTTCCTCTATAGAGGAGAGTATCCTGACTTCCAGAAATGGTTGGGTTACAGTGATTCCATTAAGTCTTGTCGCCTCAGCCCCCAG CATGAAGGTTCCTTCAGAATCAGGATCTACGAGAGAGAAGACTTCAGAGGTCAGATGATGGAGTTCACTGAGGATTGCCCTCATGTATATGAGAGATTCCGCTTCCAAGACATTAATTCTGTCCATGTCCATGATGGCTACTGGATGTTCTATGAGGAGCCCAACTACAGAGGACGTCAATATTACCTGAGACCTGGAGAGTACAGGAGATACACCGACTGGGGAGCCACGAGCCCCAGAATTGGGTCCTTCAGACGTCTCCACCACTCATACTAA
- the LOC141121786 gene encoding gamma-crystallin-3-like — protein MGKIIFYEDKNFQGRSYECSSECPDLSSYFRRCNSIRVESGNWILYELPNYRGHQYFLHRGEYPDFQQWMGYNDSIRSCRLSPQHQGSFKIRVYEREDFKGQMMEFNEDCPHVYERFRYHDIHSVQVQDGFWMFYEEPNYKGRQYYLRPGEYRRYTDWGATSPRIGSFRCLRHSF, from the exons ATGGGAAAG ATCATCTTCTATGAGGACAAGAACTTCCAGGGCCGCTCCTATGAGTGTAGCTCTGAATGCCCTGACCTGTCCTCATACTTCAGACGCTGCAACTCCATCCGTGTGGAAAGTGGGAACTGGATCCTGTATGAGCTCCCCAACTACAGAGGACACCAGTACTTCCTCCATAGAGGAGAGTATCCTGACTTCCAGCAGTGGATGGGCTACAATGACTCCATTAGATCTTGCCGTCTGAGCCCCCAG CATCAAGGGTCCTTCAAAATCAGGGTCTATGAGAGAGAAGACTTCAAAGGTCAGATGATGGAGTTCAATGAGGATTGTCCTCATGTCTACGAAAGATTCCGCTATCATGACATCCACTCTGTTCAAGTTCAAGATGGCTTCTGGATGTTCTATGAGGAGCCCAACTACAAGGGACGTCAGTATTACCTGAGGCCTGGAGAGTACAGGAGATACACCGACTGGGGAGCCACAAGCCCCAGAATTGGATCCTTCAGATGCCTTCGCCATTCCTTCTAA